CGTTCGCTATGCGTACCCTGGCATGGTGCTGCTTTGCGTATCGCTCGTCGCCGCTCTTTTCCTGACACTTCGTGGGCGACCTCCGCTGGTCCTGGTGATCGCGCTGTGCGTGCTCAACATCAGCTTCCAGGCGAACGCCAACTGGATGCTGCGCAATGGCGCGCTCAAGCAGACCATCAAGACCGCCGGACGGGATCTGCCGCTGATGAAGCGCTACGCACCCCAGCGCGCGCTGGCGGTGTCGATCCGCGATGCCGGCGAAGAACAAGGCAACGTGCTGGTCGTTGGCGAAAGCGCGCCGTTCTTCGCAGAGTTCGGAATCTACGGCCGCTCGGTCAGCTGGTACGCCCCCTCCCTGCACACGCTGGCGGCTGAGGCGAACCGGGACGACACAGGCCTGGCCTGGTCGAAACTCCTGCGCCAGCAGCATGTTCGCCATGTGCTCGTCGACGCGCCGCCTGCGCCAGCGCTCTCCCACGCGCTACGCCTGCTGGGCGCCACGCGTCGGGAAACGGTCGGCGAAACCGCGTGGTGGTCGATCCCCGCAGCACCAGAAACAAGCCAATAAGCGACAGGGCCAGCCATCGTCTCCGCGACCACCAAAGGTCGAAGCGCACGCCCCACGCCCGGTGATGCGAGCGGACGAGGGGTTTCTCCCTGGCTATCATGGCGGCCCCACTCCACACTCCAGGCCCGTGTCACTTCTTCGTCAAGGCGGTAGCTACGTCGTGGTCGGGCTGGCCCAGCTCATCCTGGACTGGAGCGTCTTCGTCGCGCTGAGCGCGTTCGGCCTGCCGGCGGTGCCGGCCAACCTGGCCGGGCGTGTGGCGGGCGCGATGCTGGGGTTCTGGCTCAACGGGCGCTACACCTTCGCCTCGCGCGAGGGCGGGGCGCGGCTGGGATGGTCGCGGTTCGCGCGCTTTCTGGCGGTGTGGATCCCCGCCACGGTGCTCAGCACCTGGCTGATCGTGCTGGTGGAGCAGCGCCTGGGACTGCAGCTGGCGTGGTTGGCCAAGCCGCTGGTGGAAGGCGTGCTGGCCGTGCTGACCTTCGCCGCCAGCCGCTATGTGATCTATCGCTGAAGCCGCGTCGCTTGGTTGGAGCTGGCGTGGCTGACCGAGCCGCTGAGCCGCTAAGCCGCTGATGGAAGGTGGCTGGCGATGCTGACCTCCACCGCTAGTTGCTCGCTGAAGAGCGTCGCTTCAGGTGGAAGCCGCCATGGCGATGATGAGGCCTTCCCTGAAAACTTTCCCGGGTAAAGCCCCATCATCGCCATGGCGGCTCCCACCAAACGTGGGCAGCCCCGCTCCCACAACGCGAAACGCCGGCTTGCGCCGGCGTTTCGCATTTCGCGTCTGCGGCCCAGGCCGGGCCGCCCGAGCGCTCAGTGCTTGAGCGTCTTGCGCAGGCGCTCGAGGGCCTGCAGCTGGACCACCGCTTCCATCAGCTTGCGCTGGGCCTCGGCCAGGTCCTCGGTCTCGCCGCGGTTGGCCAGCACGCGCTCGGCCTCGTCCTTGGCCGCCTTGACCGCGGCCTCGTCGATGTCCTGCGCGCGGATGGCGGTATCGGCCAGCACGGTCACCACCTGCGGCTGGACCTCCAGGATCCCGCCGGAAATGGCGAAGTCCAGCTGCTCGCCCGACGGCGTGGTCACCACGACCTTGCCCGCCTTCAGGCGCGTGATCAGCGGCGCGTGCTTGGGCGCGATGCCCAGCTCGCCCAGCTCACCGGTGGCGACCACCAGGGTGGCTTCCCCGTGGTAGATCTCCTGCTCGGCGCTGACGATGTCGCAACGGATGGTGCTCATGGTTACCTCGCTAGTGCGAGGCGGGATTGGGGATTCGGGATTGGGGATTGGGTAAAGCGGCCGCGCCGCTTCGTCCTCATTCCCACGCCCTTCTCCTCGATACCGCCTTGCAAATCCCTAATCCCGAATCCCGAATCCCAGCCCTTAAGCCTTCTCAGCCAGCTTCTTGGCCTTTTCCACGGCCTCGTCGATGCCGCCGACCATGTAGAAGGCCTGCTCGGGCAGGTGGTCGTACTCGCCGTCCAGGATGCCCTTGAAGCCGCGGATGGTGTCCTTCAGCGCCACGTACTTGCCCGGGGCACCGGTGAACACTTCGGCCACGTGGAAGGGCTGGCTGAAGAAGCGCTCGATCTTGCGCGCGCGCGAGACGGCCTGCTTGTCTTCCTCGGACAGCTCGTCCATGCCCAGGATGGCGATGATGTCCTTCAGTTCCTTGTACTTCTGCAGCGTGGACTGCACGCGACGGGCGACGTCGTAGTGCTCGGCGCCCACCACCAGCGGATCCAGCTGGCGGCTGGTGGAGTCCAGCGGGTCCACGGCCGGGTAGATGCCCAGCGAGGCGATCTGGCGGCTCAGGGTGACAGTGGAGTCCAGGTGCGCGAAGGTGGTCGCCGGCGAGGGGTCGGTCAGGTCGTCCGCGGGCACGTACACGGCCTGGATCGAGGTGATCGAGCCGGACTTGGTCGAGGTGATGCGCTCCTGCAGCACGCCCATTTCCTCGGCCAGCGTGGGCTGGTAGCCCACCGCCGACGGCATGCGGCCCAGCAGCGCCGACACTTCGGTACCGGCCAGCGTGTAGCGGTAGATGTTGTCGACGAACAGCAGCACGTCCTTGCCCTTGCCCGAGGCGTCCTTCTCGTCGCGGAAGTACTCGGCCATGGTCAGGCCGGTCAGGGCCACGCGCAGACGGTTGCCCGGCGGCTCGTTCATCTGGCCGTAGACCATCGCCACCTTGTCCAGGACGTTGGAGTCCTTCATCTCGTGGTAGAAGTCGTTGCCCTCGCGGGTCCGCTCGCCCACGCCGGCGAACACGGACAGGCCGCTGTGCGCCTTGGCGATGTTGTTGATCAGCTCCATCATGTTGACGGTCTTGCCGACGCCGGCGCCGCCGAACAGGCCGACCTTGCCGCCCTTGGCGAACGGGCACATCAGGTCGATGACCTTGATGCCGGTCTCCAGCAGTTCGGTGGAGGAGGACTGGTCCTCGTAGGACGGGGCGGCGCGGTGGATCTCCCAGCTGTCGCTGCCCTCGACCGGGCCGGCCTCGTCGATCGGGCGCCCCAGCACGTCCATGATGCGGCCCAGCGTGGCGCTGCCGACCGGCACGGAGATCGCCTTGCCGGTGTTGGTGGCCACCAGGTTGCGCTTGAGGCCATCGGTGGAACCCAGTGCGATGGTGCGGACCACGCCGTCGCCCAGCTGCTGCTGCACTTCCAGCGTGATCTCGGTGTTGTCCACCTTCAGCGCGTCGTACACCTTCGGCACTTCGCCGCGCGGGAATTCGACGTCGACGACCGCGCCGATGATCTGAACGATCTTGCCCTGACTCATTTTGCTGCTCCGGTTAGCTTTATTTCTGTCCGGATGGCCTGCGCCATCCCTTGGGTTTCGTGATTGGGGATTCGGGATTCGGGAGTGGCGAAAGCGCGCTGCGCTGCTCTTGCCGATCCCGCATCTCCAATCCCGAATCCCGGCACTTACACAGCGGCCGCGCCGCCGACGATCTCGGAGATTTCCTGGGTGATCGCCGCCTGGCGGGCCTTGTTGTAGGACAGCTGCAGGGTGCCAATCAGCTTGCTGGCGTTGTCGCTGGCGGCCTTCATCGCCACCATGCGCGCGGCATGCTCGGAGGCCACGTTCTCCAGCACCGCCTGGTACACCAGCGACTCGACGTAGCGCACCAGCACGTGCTCGAGCACGGTCTTGGCGTCGGGTTCGTAGATGTAGTCCCAGTCGTGCTTGGCGACCTCACCCTCGGCTTCCGGCAGCGGCAGCAGCTGGTCGAAGGAGGCCTTCTGCGACATCGTGTTGACGAAGTGGTTGTAGACCAGGAAGACGCGGTCGACCTTGCCCGACTCGTAGGCCTCCAGCATCACCTTGACCACGCCGATCAGCTGCTCCACGTGCGGCACGTCGCCCAGGTGGCTCAGGCTGCCGACCATGTCGACCTTGAGGCGGCGGAAGAACACCGAGGCCTTCTGGCCGATGGTGACCACGTCGACCTGCGCGCCCTTGTCCTGCCACTGGCGCATTTCGCCCAGGGTCTTGCGGAACAGGTTGTTGTTCAGGCCGCCGGCCAGGCCGCGGTCGGAGGACACGATGATGTAGCCGACGCGCTCGACCTTCTCGCGCTCCACCAGGTAGGGGTGCTGGAAGTCGGTGTTGGCCTGGGCCAGATGGCTGATGACCTGGCGCATCGCCCGCGCGTACGGGCGCGAGGTCTTCATGCGGTCCTGGGCGCGGCGGATCTTCGCGGCCGAGACCATCTCCAGGGCGCGCGTCACCTTGCGGGTGTTCTGCACGCTCTTGATCTTGTTCTTGATTTCGCGTCCGCCTGCCATTACTCGCTCCGCTCGTGGGATTCGGGAATCGGGAATCGGGATTGGCCGAAGCCACCCGCATCCCGCTCCTGCGAATCCCTAATGCCTAATCCCCAATCCCGGCCGCTGCTTACCAGCTACCGGTCTGCTTGAACTCTGCGATGCCCTGCTTGAAGACGCCTTCGATCTCGCCGTCCCAGGCACCGGTGCCGTTGATCTTGTCCAGCAGCGCGCCCTGGGTGTTGGTGAAGTGCGCATGCAGGCCGGCTTCGAAGGCCAGCAGCTTGTTCACCGGCACGTCGTCCAGGTAGCCCTCGTTGACCGCGTAGATGGACAGCGCCTGCAGGGCGATGGACATCGGCGCGTACTGCTTCTGCTTCATCAGCTCGGTCACGCGCTGACCGCGCTCGAGCTGCTTGCGGGTGGCTTCGTCCAGGTCCGAGGCGAACTGCGCGAACGCCGCCAGCTCACGGTACTGCGCCAGCGAGATGCGGATGCCGCCGGAGAGCTTCTTGATGATCTTGGTCTGGGCGGCGCCACCGACGCGCGAGACCGAGATACCGGCGTTGACCGCCGGGCGGATGCCGGCGTTGAACAGGTCGGTCTCCAGGAAGATCTGGCCGTCGGTGATCGAGATCACGTTGGTCGGCACGAACGCCGAGACGTCGCCGGCCTGGGTCTCGATGATCGGCAGCGCGGTCAGCGAACCGGTCTTGCCCTTGACCTCACCCTTGGTGAACTGCTCGACGTAGTCCTCGGACACGCGGCAGGCGCGCTCCAGCAGGCGCGAGTGCAGGTAGAACACGTCGCCCGGGTAGGCTTCGCGACCCGGCGGGCGCTTGAGCAGCAGCGAAATCTGGCGATAGGCCACGGCCTGCTTGGACAGGTCGTCGTACACGATCAGC
The window above is part of the Pseudoxanthomonas sp. X-1 genome. Proteins encoded here:
- a CDS encoding GtrA family protein, encoding MSLLRQGGSYVVVGLAQLILDWSVFVALSAFGLPAVPANLAGRVAGAMLGFWLNGRYTFASREGGARLGWSRFARFLAVWIPATVLSTWLIVLVEQRLGLQLAWLAKPLVEGVLAVLTFAASRYVIYR
- a CDS encoding F0F1 ATP synthase subunit epsilon; protein product: MSTIRCDIVSAEQEIYHGEATLVVATGELGELGIAPKHAPLITRLKAGKVVVTTPSGEQLDFAISGGILEVQPQVVTVLADTAIRAQDIDEAAVKAAKDEAERVLANRGETEDLAEAQRKLMEAVVQLQALERLRKTLKH
- the atpD gene encoding F0F1 ATP synthase subunit beta, which codes for MSQGKIVQIIGAVVDVEFPRGEVPKVYDALKVDNTEITLEVQQQLGDGVVRTIALGSTDGLKRNLVATNTGKAISVPVGSATLGRIMDVLGRPIDEAGPVEGSDSWEIHRAAPSYEDQSSSTELLETGIKVIDLMCPFAKGGKVGLFGGAGVGKTVNMMELINNIAKAHSGLSVFAGVGERTREGNDFYHEMKDSNVLDKVAMVYGQMNEPPGNRLRVALTGLTMAEYFRDEKDASGKGKDVLLFVDNIYRYTLAGTEVSALLGRMPSAVGYQPTLAEEMGVLQERITSTKSGSITSIQAVYVPADDLTDPSPATTFAHLDSTVTLSRQIASLGIYPAVDPLDSTSRQLDPLVVGAEHYDVARRVQSTLQKYKELKDIIAILGMDELSEEDKQAVSRARKIERFFSQPFHVAEVFTGAPGKYVALKDTIRGFKGILDGEYDHLPEQAFYMVGGIDEAVEKAKKLAEKA
- the atpG gene encoding F0F1 ATP synthase subunit gamma yields the protein MAGGREIKNKIKSVQNTRKVTRALEMVSAAKIRRAQDRMKTSRPYARAMRQVISHLAQANTDFQHPYLVEREKVERVGYIIVSSDRGLAGGLNNNLFRKTLGEMRQWQDKGAQVDVVTIGQKASVFFRRLKVDMVGSLSHLGDVPHVEQLIGVVKVMLEAYESGKVDRVFLVYNHFVNTMSQKASFDQLLPLPEAEGEVAKHDWDYIYEPDAKTVLEHVLVRYVESLVYQAVLENVASEHAARMVAMKAASDNASKLIGTLQLSYNKARQAAITQEISEIVGGAAAV